From Haloarcula sp. CBA1127, a single genomic window includes:
- the coxB gene encoding cytochrome c oxidase subunit II: MTRKRAGLVALFGAALLALAAEPAAAAQIQDSTTDSLIWGLNMNLLYVAIPITVLVEGILIYTVWRFRNQEEALPTQENRRLEVTWTIATAIILLFVGVASYQVMASPYVTAEAGDQAELQEQDTELITVEAQRYGWTFYYNESSWDGEAEVTTTTDMKIPANQDVSLRITSTDWLHAFHVPGLGLKSDAFPGQYNRLRTNAGNTGTYQLYCAEYCGSGHSQMLGTVEVVPQDEYEDWLAEQKSGGNGSEGSGE, translated from the coding sequence ATGACCCGGAAACGCGCCGGTCTGGTCGCTCTGTTCGGTGCTGCGTTGCTCGCGCTCGCCGCCGAGCCGGCCGCCGCCGCACAGATTCAGGACTCGACGACGGATAGCCTCATCTGGGGGCTGAACATGAACCTCCTGTACGTCGCTATCCCGATTACGGTCCTCGTCGAGGGGATTCTGATCTACACCGTCTGGCGATTCCGTAATCAGGAAGAGGCGCTTCCGACGCAGGAGAACCGCCGACTCGAAGTCACTTGGACCATCGCAACGGCGATCATTCTCCTGTTCGTCGGCGTCGCCTCCTACCAGGTGATGGCGAGCCCGTACGTCACCGCCGAGGCCGGTGACCAGGCCGAACTACAGGAACAGGACACTGAACTCATCACCGTCGAAGCCCAGCGGTACGGCTGGACGTTCTACTACAACGAATCGAGCTGGGACGGCGAGGCAGAGGTGACTACCACGACGGACATGAAGATACCGGCCAATCAGGACGTATCCTTGCGGATCACGTCGACTGACTGGCTACACGCGTTCCACGTTCCCGGGCTCGGGCTGAAATCCGACGCGTTCCCCGGCCAGTACAACCGCCTCCGAACCAACGCGGGTAACACCGGGACATACCAGCTCTACTGTGCCGAGTACTGTGGCTCTGGCCACTCACAGATGCTCGGGACCGTTGAGGTCGTCCCGCAGGACGAGTACGAGGACTGGCTGGCAGAGCAGAAAAGCGGCGGTAACGGCTCCGAAGGCAGCGGCGAGTAG
- a CDS encoding CAP domain-containing protein, translated as MVKKGLLAIAAVVLLVVLGTGVLVGAQFAGGTAETTTQTTDSQSGDGGGNDDSSTATAGNSTTPTPTAETNGTATETATPQQESIPAREFNEQNVSDYVRQFLNEERKAAGVPAFESGLRTEKDLNEMAKSHSEQMAVEGQAIHKVDGVSSKDRYKNTGLYDRCTFDSAEGEYIEQPDRNRFEAVEKTVAGQTYEEGGKERFHATDKEVARKIVDDWMAWPDYRERLTLRNANLVGVGVEITDTGNVYVTANICG; from the coding sequence ATGGTAAAGAAAGGGTTACTTGCTATCGCCGCCGTGGTGCTTCTCGTGGTTCTGGGGACGGGGGTCCTAGTCGGAGCACAGTTCGCAGGCGGGACAGCGGAGACAACGACACAGACAACCGATTCACAGAGCGGCGATGGCGGCGGTAATGACGATAGTTCAACGGCGACAGCGGGCAATAGTACGACGCCGACACCAACGGCAGAAACAAACGGAACAGCGACCGAGACAGCGACCCCACAGCAGGAGTCGATTCCGGCGCGGGAGTTCAACGAACAGAACGTCTCGGACTACGTCCGGCAGTTCCTTAACGAGGAACGCAAGGCTGCAGGCGTCCCAGCGTTCGAGTCGGGACTCCGGACGGAAAAGGATCTCAACGAGATGGCAAAGAGCCACAGCGAGCAAATGGCCGTCGAAGGGCAGGCGATCCACAAGGTCGACGGCGTCTCCAGTAAGGACCGGTACAAAAACACCGGCCTTTACGACCGGTGCACGTTCGACTCTGCAGAAGGCGAGTACATCGAGCAACCGGACCGAAACCGGTTCGAGGCGGTTGAGAAGACAGTCGCTGGACAAACGTACGAAGAGGGTGGCAAAGAGCGATTCCACGCTACCGACAAGGAAGTCGCCAGAAAGATCGTTGATGACTGGATGGCGTGGCCAGACTACCGCGAACGGCTCACGCTCCGCAACGCTAATCTCGTCGGTGTCGGTGTGGAGATAACCGATACCGGCAACGTGTACGTGACTGCCAACATCTGCGGCTAA
- the srp19 gene encoding signal recognition particle subunit SRP19, with protein sequence MVENVIWPAALDANRSRSDGRRVSLDLAVEDPTVDEIAKAVQQVGYDAVIERDKTYPREYEGRGRVVVKDADDATKSDLLGAVAAYMQALRE encoded by the coding sequence ATGGTCGAGAACGTTATCTGGCCGGCGGCACTCGACGCCAACCGTTCGCGAAGCGATGGGCGTCGTGTGTCACTGGATCTAGCTGTGGAGGACCCGACTGTCGACGAGATCGCCAAAGCCGTCCAGCAGGTCGGTTACGACGCGGTCATCGAACGGGACAAGACGTATCCACGCGAGTACGAAGGCCGCGGGCGAGTCGTCGTCAAGGATGCGGACGATGCGACGAAAAGCGACTTGCTCGGGGCCGTAGCGGCCTACATGCAGGCACTCCGTGAATGA
- a CDS encoding H/ACA ribonucleoprotein complex subunit GAR1 codes for MKRIGTVSRVAQGLAVVRAPDDEYASVGTTVVDEELQTVGSVVDVFGPVERPYLAVSPSDSVHLPALVGTVLYAR; via the coding sequence ATGAAACGCATCGGCACTGTCTCGCGGGTCGCACAGGGACTGGCCGTCGTCCGGGCACCTGACGACGAGTACGCGTCAGTGGGAACCACCGTGGTCGACGAGGAGCTCCAGACGGTTGGCTCCGTTGTCGACGTGTTCGGTCCGGTCGAACGCCCGTACCTCGCAGTCTCACCGAGCGACAGCGTGCATCTCCCAGCGCTGGTCGGCACGGTCCTGTACGCGCGGTAA
- a CDS encoding presenilin family intramembrane aspartyl protease PSH codes for MERRWRILGGCGLIAGIFLFVQLGALALVQPFESAGYQAVEDPSDPTNSLMYIGAILVATAVMLLAFRYDVDQLIRGLIVFSAAWLSLYVFQVLVPPVFTYAGLNVGAVLLALGLGTALLVYPEWYVIDSAGAVMGAAAAGLFGISFGVLPALVLLTVLAVYDAISVYGTEHMLTLASGVMDLKVPVVLVIPMTLSYSYLDATAPDPTAESEESDESAAANDAAEEPATTASETDAGGPAVVDGSQPAERPDEATETGKADESDDVHADPLERDALFIGLGDAIIPSILVASAAFFASSDVLSVFGVPLPALTAMVGSYVGLTILLWMVLKGRAHAGLPLLNGGTIAGYIVGALAAGISLVDALGLGPYL; via the coding sequence ATGGAGCGACGGTGGCGAATCCTCGGCGGTTGTGGCCTTATTGCTGGTATCTTCCTGTTCGTCCAACTCGGCGCATTAGCGCTGGTTCAGCCCTTCGAATCGGCTGGCTACCAGGCTGTCGAGGACCCGTCTGATCCCACGAACAGCCTCATGTATATCGGAGCGATTCTGGTTGCGACGGCGGTTATGTTGCTTGCCTTCCGCTACGACGTGGACCAGCTCATCCGCGGACTCATCGTCTTCTCGGCGGCCTGGCTCTCTTTGTACGTGTTTCAGGTGCTTGTGCCGCCGGTGTTCACGTACGCCGGCCTCAACGTCGGTGCCGTCCTGTTAGCGCTGGGCCTCGGGACGGCACTGCTGGTCTATCCCGAGTGGTATGTCATCGACAGCGCCGGTGCCGTGATGGGGGCTGCTGCCGCCGGCCTGTTCGGTATCAGTTTCGGGGTGTTGCCGGCGCTCGTCCTGTTGACTGTCCTCGCCGTGTACGATGCGATCAGCGTCTACGGAACTGAGCACATGCTCACGCTGGCATCGGGCGTCATGGACCTCAAGGTCCCTGTCGTCCTCGTGATCCCGATGACGCTGTCGTACTCCTATCTCGACGCAACAGCGCCGGATCCAACGGCGGAATCCGAGGAAAGCGACGAATCGGCAGCGGCGAACGACGCGGCCGAGGAGCCGGCGACCACAGCATCCGAGACTGACGCGGGCGGTCCGGCGGTTGTGGATGGGAGCCAGCCGGCGGAACGTCCCGACGAAGCGACAGAGACTGGCAAAGCAGACGAAAGTGACGACGTTCACGCCGACCCACTGGAGCGCGACGCGCTGTTTATTGGCCTCGGTGACGCGATTATTCCGTCCATACTTGTCGCCAGCGCCGCGTTCTTCGCCTCATCGGACGTGCTGTCGGTGTTCGGCGTTCCGTTGCCGGCGCTGACCGCGATGGTCGGGTCCTACGTCGGCCTGACGATACTGCTCTGGATGGTGCTGAAGGGACGTGCGCACGCAGGACTTCCGCTTTTGAACGGTGGGACCATCGCCGGCTACATCGTCGGTGCACTCGCCGCGGGCATCAGTCTGGTCGACGCTCTCGGTCTCGGCCCGTACCTCTAA
- a CDS encoding ornithine cyclodeaminase family protein: MTTDATALFLQSDEVADLAEPTEYVDAVRDGYRQRGEGAPATPRTTLFSDEPAGMLTGYLAILPDTGAMGGYTYAAGFSGRDAHFTLPIFDSNSGDPLAVLDGASMNPHKTGAAGAVGVDALARRDASDLAVIGSGAQARGQVRATATVRDFDRIEVYSPTASSRESFAAEMNDALDPTVAAVASPAAAIEGADVVITATSASEPVFDGDLLEPGTHVTAMGQYHPEKNELDATTIERATYVPDLRERVTQDAGSFINALDAGVVDEDHVHAELGDIVAGNASGRQSPEEITVFDSGGTAIETVAAGHMLYERAKADGRGEEIDFAPASKALTGR; encoded by the coding sequence ATGACGACAGATGCGACAGCGCTGTTCCTGCAGAGCGACGAAGTAGCTGACCTCGCTGAACCCACCGAGTACGTCGACGCCGTCAGAGATGGGTATCGCCAGCGCGGCGAGGGTGCCCCAGCGACTCCCAGAACGACGCTGTTCTCGGACGAGCCCGCGGGAATGTTGACGGGCTATCTCGCGATTCTCCCCGACACCGGTGCGATGGGCGGGTACACCTACGCGGCCGGTTTCAGCGGGCGAGACGCACACTTCACGCTCCCTATCTTCGACTCCAACAGCGGCGACCCGCTCGCCGTCCTTGACGGTGCGAGCATGAACCCCCACAAGACCGGCGCGGCCGGGGCGGTCGGTGTCGACGCACTGGCCCGCCGCGACGCCAGCGACCTCGCAGTCATCGGCAGTGGAGCACAGGCCCGCGGTCAGGTCCGTGCGACGGCGACAGTCCGAGACTTCGACCGCATCGAGGTGTACTCCCCGACGGCCAGTAGCCGGGAGTCCTTCGCCGCGGAGATGAACGACGCGCTGGACCCGACGGTGGCTGCTGTCGCGTCCCCAGCCGCAGCAATCGAGGGGGCCGATGTCGTTATCACCGCGACCAGCGCGAGCGAACCGGTGTTCGACGGCGACCTGCTCGAACCGGGAACCCACGTGACCGCGATGGGCCAGTACCACCCCGAGAAGAACGAACTGGACGCGACGACAATCGAACGCGCCACGTACGTTCCGGACCTGCGCGAGCGGGTGACACAGGACGCCGGATCGTTCATCAATGCCCTCGATGCGGGCGTCGTCGACGAGGATCACGTCCACGCGGAACTGGGTGATATCGTCGCTGGAAACGCCTCTGGGCGGCAGTCACCTGAGGAGATTACGGTCTTTGACTCCGGCGGCACGGCCATCGAAACCGTCGCTGCGGGCCATATGCTGTACGAGCGGGCGAAGGCAGACGGTCGCGGCGAGGAGATCGACTTTGCGCCCGCGAGCAAAGCCCTGACCGGCCGATAG
- a CDS encoding DUF3054 domain-containing protein gives MSVSTVGNGRIELSARTALVAVGDLLAIALFVGVGELTHGTNPILNPGRFVGALTPFYIGWLLVAGLGGLYTAAATATVRAALGRTIVGWVLAVGIAQGLRSTAMFPGNAALTFALVSVLVGGTLLLLWRGVIAVAK, from the coding sequence ATGAGCGTCTCGACGGTGGGGAACGGTCGTATCGAACTGTCCGCTCGGACGGCGCTGGTCGCCGTCGGTGACCTGCTGGCGATTGCCCTGTTCGTCGGTGTCGGCGAGCTAACCCACGGTACCAATCCGATACTCAATCCAGGTCGGTTCGTTGGGGCGCTGACGCCCTTTTATATCGGCTGGCTCCTCGTTGCAGGACTTGGAGGACTGTACACCGCCGCCGCGACCGCGACGGTTCGTGCGGCTCTCGGCCGCACTATCGTTGGATGGGTGCTGGCAGTCGGGATCGCACAGGGACTTCGGTCAACGGCGATGTTCCCCGGTAATGCGGCGCTGACATTCGCACTCGTTTCCGTGCTTGTCGGTGGCACGCTGCTGTTACTCTGGCGCGGCGTGATTGCAGTCGCAAAATAG
- a CDS encoding GNAT family N-acetyltransferase, which produces MEFTLLGWPEDGHRLRLDYEQFAYAGKFVMTSTGKAVIGDDGVVAAAAFDADRTDPDTLCVRYITVRQDWQGDRLGARLLRFVRERATERGFERVSIGVNNPFSYQAAYRAGFCFSGAESGMAELDLVWPGDRSTGRYQAGLDLFRERDLSPAEESFLAAKANADPPTVLNEWAEEPSARTD; this is translated from the coding sequence ATGGAGTTCACGCTGCTCGGCTGGCCCGAGGACGGCCACCGGCTCCGGCTGGACTACGAGCAGTTCGCGTACGCGGGCAAATTCGTCATGACCTCGACCGGGAAGGCTGTCATCGGGGACGACGGCGTCGTGGCCGCAGCTGCGTTCGACGCCGACCGGACAGACCCGGACACCCTCTGTGTCCGGTACATCACCGTCCGGCAGGACTGGCAGGGCGACCGGCTCGGTGCCCGTCTCCTCCGGTTCGTTCGGGAGCGGGCCACGGAACGGGGCTTCGAACGTGTGTCCATCGGCGTCAACAATCCGTTTTCGTATCAGGCCGCCTACCGGGCCGGGTTCTGCTTCAGCGGCGCGGAGTCAGGGATGGCCGAACTCGACCTCGTCTGGCCGGGCGACCGCAGTACCGGCCGGTATCAGGCCGGGCTGGACCTGTTTCGGGAGCGCGACCTCTCGCCCGCTGAGGAGTCGTTCCTCGCGGCAAAGGCCAACGCAGACCCGCCAACGGTCCTCAACGAGTGGGCTGAGGAGCCGTCCGCACGGACCGACTGA
- the fen gene encoding flap endonuclease-1, whose translation MGNADLRSLAALSDVSFDDLGGSVVAVDAHNWLYRYLTTTVKFTSESKYTTSNGEEVANLIGVVQGLPKFFEHDMTPVFVFDGAVTDLKDDEVEKRREQREKYESELEAAREAGDSTRVAKLDSRTQRLTDTIVDTTRDLLELLDVPIVDAPAEGEGQASVMARRGDVDYVGTEDYDALLFGAPMTLRQITSKGDPELMDFAATLKHHDLSWEQLVDAAILMGTDFNEGISGIGPKTAVKDLHEHGDLYAVLAARGEHIDHADRIRDLFLDPAVTDDYEIPDGIEPDIDAARAFVTEQWEVDADEVARGFERIDDSVVQTGLDRWA comes from the coding sequence ATGGGAAACGCTGATTTGCGGTCGCTCGCGGCCCTGTCGGACGTGTCGTTCGACGATCTCGGCGGGAGTGTCGTCGCCGTGGACGCCCACAACTGGCTCTATCGCTATCTGACGACGACGGTGAAGTTCACCAGTGAGTCGAAGTACACCACCAGCAACGGCGAGGAGGTGGCGAACCTCATCGGCGTCGTGCAGGGCTTGCCGAAGTTCTTCGAGCACGACATGACGCCGGTGTTCGTCTTCGACGGCGCGGTCACGGACCTCAAAGACGACGAGGTCGAGAAGCGCCGCGAGCAACGCGAGAAATACGAATCCGAGTTGGAGGCGGCCCGGGAAGCGGGCGACAGCACCCGCGTCGCCAAGCTTGACTCTCGCACGCAACGGCTGACCGACACTATCGTCGACACGACGCGGGACCTGCTGGAACTGCTCGACGTGCCTATCGTCGATGCCCCAGCAGAAGGCGAGGGGCAGGCGTCGGTGATGGCCCGGCGGGGCGACGTGGACTACGTCGGGACCGAAGACTACGACGCGCTCCTATTCGGTGCGCCGATGACGCTCCGCCAGATTACCTCGAAGGGCGATCCCGAACTGATGGATTTTGCGGCCACACTCAAGCACCACGACCTCTCCTGGGAGCAACTGGTCGACGCGGCGATTCTGATGGGGACGGACTTCAACGAGGGGATCTCAGGTATCGGCCCCAAAACAGCCGTCAAAGACCTCCACGAGCATGGCGACCTCTACGCGGTGCTTGCGGCCCGCGGGGAACACATCGACCACGCAGACCGCATCCGGGACCTGTTTCTCGACCCCGCAGTGACCGACGACTACGAGATTCCGGACGGCATCGAGCCGGATATCGATGCCGCCCGTGCGTTCGTCACCGAGCAGTGGGAGGTCGACGCCGACGAGGTCGCCCGCGGGTTCGAACGTATTGACGACTCGGTCGTCCAGACCGGACTCGACCGTTGGGCGTGA
- a CDS encoding ABC transporter ATP-binding protein yields the protein MAQLTLDEVTKTFQDDDGEIIAVDKVSVDIKDGEFLCVVGPSGCGKSTTLRMIAGLEDITRGEIRLDGQIINDQPPARRNVAMVFQSYALYPHMTVRENMAFGLEESTDMPDDEINERVEKACKDMGIFDLIDRKPGELSGGQQQRVALGRAIVRDPEVFLMDEPLANLDAKLKAEMRTELQELQQDLDVTTVYVTHDQTEAMTMSDRIAILNDGVLQQCATPLECYHEPNNLFVAGFIGEPSMNFFPTTLEGSTLKGEWFEYELSDETVAAVEGTTNITLGIRPEDIEFVQSDAGPNVFDSTVHVVEPRGNENTAHLQFDESMDDQFIATVGGMKQLKSGQRVKVRFPENAIHLFDTASGEAIRNRTLDEIETVESVV from the coding sequence ATGGCACAACTCACACTGGACGAGGTAACGAAGACGTTCCAAGACGACGACGGCGAAATCATCGCGGTCGACAAGGTATCGGTCGACATCAAGGACGGCGAGTTCCTCTGTGTCGTCGGCCCATCGGGCTGTGGGAAATCGACGACGCTGCGGATGATCGCGGGGCTCGAAGACATCACACGCGGTGAAATCAGGCTGGACGGCCAGATCATCAACGACCAGCCGCCGGCCCGCCGGAACGTGGCCATGGTGTTCCAGTCCTACGCCCTGTACCCACACATGACTGTGCGGGAGAACATGGCGTTCGGGCTGGAGGAGTCGACAGATATGCCCGACGACGAGATCAACGAGCGCGTCGAAAAGGCGTGCAAGGACATGGGCATCTTCGATCTCATCGACCGCAAGCCCGGCGAACTCTCCGGCGGCCAGCAACAGCGCGTGGCGCTCGGTCGTGCTATCGTTCGAGACCCCGAAGTGTTCCTGATGGACGAGCCCCTTGCGAACCTGGACGCGAAGCTCAAAGCCGAGATGCGGACCGAACTCCAAGAGCTCCAGCAAGATCTGGACGTGACGACGGTGTACGTCACCCACGACCAGACGGAGGCGATGACGATGTCCGACCGCATCGCAATCCTCAACGACGGCGTCCTCCAGCAGTGTGCGACGCCGCTTGAGTGTTACCACGAGCCGAACAACCTCTTTGTCGCTGGCTTCATCGGCGAGCCGTCGATGAACTTCTTCCCGACGACGTTGGAGGGGTCGACGCTCAAAGGTGAGTGGTTCGAGTACGAACTCAGCGACGAGACGGTTGCCGCCGTTGAGGGCACGACCAACATCACGCTCGGCATCAGACCCGAAGACATCGAGTTCGTTCAGAGCGACGCCGGTCCGAACGTGTTTGATTCGACGGTCCATGTCGTCGAGCCACGTGGGAACGAGAACACGGCGCACCTGCAGTTCGACGAATCGATGGATGATCAGTTCATCGCGACAGTCGGTGGGATGAAACAGCTCAAATCCGGCCAGCGCGTCAAGGTTCGATTCCCCGAAAACGCCATCCACCTCTTCGACACGGCCAGTGGAGAGGCCATCCGGAACCGTACGCTCGACGAGATCGAAACGGTCGAATCCGTCGTCTGA
- a CDS encoding carbohydrate ABC transporter permease, giving the protein MSIRGGNFIDELRSTENSRIGLYALLLAGIAFYLFPVETAVMTMFKTESAFARTLPFAPPGTDGFTLEALSTAWNTLRPGLINSLLMAIPATIMSALLGSMTAYGLTTISWRGQVGVVVLIIAGIFIPYQAVLVPLAQFWFQVLPGLLNGFVNTVFGFITGGNWQYPSRNGYVQLLQLSITHAAYGIPICTLLFRSYYQSISDEMIEAARLDGASAFSIYRNIILPLSLPMFAVTLIYQFTQVYNDLLFALVLVNEPASQVATQRLAALTGGVVQSFNTTMAGAIVAALPTLLVYIVFGEQFAKGVAGE; this is encoded by the coding sequence ATGAGCATCAGAGGCGGCAATTTCATCGACGAACTTCGCAGTACAGAGAACAGTCGGATCGGCCTGTATGCCCTCCTGCTGGCGGGCATCGCGTTCTACCTCTTCCCGGTGGAGACGGCCGTGATGACGATGTTCAAGACCGAGAGTGCGTTCGCCCGGACGCTCCCGTTCGCGCCGCCGGGCACTGACGGCTTCACGCTCGAAGCGCTCAGCACCGCCTGGAACACGCTCCGGCCGGGACTGATAAACTCGCTGTTGATGGCGATTCCGGCGACGATTATGTCGGCGCTGCTGGGCAGTATGACCGCATACGGACTGACGACGATTAGCTGGCGCGGTCAGGTCGGCGTGGTCGTTCTCATCATCGCGGGCATCTTCATCCCCTACCAGGCCGTGCTGGTCCCGCTGGCACAGTTCTGGTTCCAGGTGCTTCCGGGGCTGCTCAACGGCTTCGTCAACACCGTCTTTGGGTTCATCACGGGCGGCAACTGGCAGTATCCGAGCCGTAACGGGTACGTGCAGTTGCTGCAGCTGTCTATCACCCACGCCGCGTACGGGATTCCGATCTGTACGCTGCTGTTCCGGTCGTATTACCAGAGCATCTCCGACGAGATGATCGAGGCCGCTCGCCTCGACGGTGCGAGCGCGTTCAGCATCTATCGCAACATCATCCTCCCGCTGTCGCTGCCGATGTTCGCGGTGACGCTCATCTACCAGTTCACGCAGGTCTACAACGACCTGCTGTTCGCGCTCGTACTCGTCAACGAACCGGCTTCGCAGGTGGCGACCCAGCGTCTCGCGGCGCTCACTGGTGGGGTCGTCCAGTCGTTTAACACCACGATGGCAGGGGCCATCGTCGCAGCACTGCCGACGCTGCTCGTCTACATCGTGTTCGGCGAACAGTTCGCGAAAGGCGTCGCTGGAGAATAA
- a CDS encoding carbohydrate ABC transporter permease, whose product MREILSRLLATGGRLRSAVSRDESDGDQLATDGGATVKTTRGDSLRNSLPVEWELIESAPFWLPPVLFAAFFVYGAIAWNFLLSLTDYSGLGGAQYETFDFSMYSRMLNDGAFWQAAQNTVVLLVVFTVLCLALGLFVAILIDQQIRFENTFRTIYLLPMSLSFVVTATMWAWVYNARNGVLNQLLRVFNLEGAIVGLLRPAGVNAEVIQWLSWNTTALAAVIFALIWQFSGYAMVVFLAGLRAIPTEHYEAARVDGASTVRMYARVIIPQLRASAVSASVVLMVFALKAFDFIYALRGSQPGANMDILATMMYRVAFDSLQWAYGSAVAIVLFALALLVIGPYLYSEYRRGEL is encoded by the coding sequence ATGCGCGAGATACTCAGTAGACTCCTCGCCACCGGAGGGAGGCTCCGGTCGGCGGTATCGAGAGATGAATCGGACGGCGACCAACTGGCAACAGACGGTGGGGCGACGGTGAAGACGACCCGAGGCGATTCGCTTCGCAACTCGCTTCCGGTCGAATGGGAACTCATCGAATCCGCCCCGTTCTGGCTGCCGCCAGTCCTGTTTGCGGCCTTTTTCGTGTACGGCGCTATCGCCTGGAACTTCCTCCTGTCGCTGACCGACTACAGCGGCCTGGGCGGTGCGCAGTACGAGACATTCGATTTCAGTATGTACAGCCGCATGCTGAACGACGGGGCGTTCTGGCAGGCGGCACAGAACACGGTGGTGTTACTTGTCGTGTTCACCGTCCTCTGTCTGGCGCTTGGCCTGTTCGTGGCCATCCTCATCGACCAACAAATACGTTTTGAGAACACGTTCCGAACGATATACCTGCTCCCGATGAGCCTCTCGTTCGTCGTCACGGCGACGATGTGGGCGTGGGTGTACAACGCTCGCAACGGTGTGCTCAATCAACTTCTCCGGGTATTCAATCTCGAAGGGGCCATCGTGGGACTGCTCCGCCCGGCCGGGGTCAACGCCGAGGTCATTCAGTGGCTCTCCTGGAACACGACCGCACTGGCGGCGGTCATCTTCGCGCTCATCTGGCAGTTCAGCGGCTACGCGATGGTCGTCTTCCTCGCCGGCCTCCGGGCGATTCCGACCGAACACTACGAGGCCGCGCGGGTCGACGGTGCGTCGACGGTTCGGATGTACGCGCGGGTCATCATCCCGCAACTCCGTGCCTCCGCGGTGTCCGCGTCGGTGGTGCTGATGGTGTTTGCGCTGAAAGCGTTCGACTTCATCTACGCGCTCCGTGGCTCACAGCCGGGGGCGAACATGGACATTCTGGCAACGATGATGTATCGGGTCGCGTTCGACAGCCTCCAGTGGGCGTACGGGTCAGCCGTCGCTATCGTGCTGTTTGCCCTCGCGCTGCTGGTCATCGGACCGTACCTCTACAGCGAATACCGACGGGGTGAACTATGA